The following are from one region of the Ignavibacteriota bacterium genome:
- the ruvX gene encoding Holliday junction resolvase RuvX, which produces MEQLNPESRVMGIDYGEKRIGIAISDPLKIFATPFNTLVNDNQSLQKLLLIIKEKNIIKIVLGLPSGRFKSSQLLSEKIHLFKKEIEAAIQVEIIFWNEEFSSVIAQEKVNESVTKKSSRRKKNLLDMHAAAIILQEYLNSTKS; this is translated from the coding sequence TTGGAGCAGCTCAATCCTGAATCAAGAGTAATGGGAATCGATTATGGTGAAAAAAGAATTGGCATCGCAATAAGTGATCCACTCAAGATATTTGCTACTCCATTCAACACACTGGTGAACGACAATCAATCACTTCAAAAATTATTACTGATAATTAAAGAAAAAAATATTATAAAGATAGTTCTCGGTCTCCCATCAGGAAGATTTAAGTCATCTCAATTACTATCAGAAAAAATTCACTTATTTAAAAAAGAAATAGAAGCTGCAATACAAGTTGAGATAATTTTTTGGAATGAAGAATTTTCATCTGTGATTGCGCAGGAGAAAGTGAATGAATCAGTTACAAAAAAATCTTCCCGGAGAAAGAAAAATTTATTAGATATGCATGCAGCCGCAATCATATTGCAGGAGTATCTTAATTCAACAAAAAGCTGA
- the eutM gene encoding ethanolamine utilization microcompartment protein EutM, giving the protein MSLDALGMVETKGLVGSIEAADAMVKAAKVELIGKETIGGGYVTVMVRGDVGAVKAATDAGAAAAQRVGELVSVHVIPRPHADVEIILPKKSK; this is encoded by the coding sequence TTGTCACTTGATGCACTCGGAATGGTGGAAACAAAAGGATTAGTAGGTTCCATCGAAGCCGCAGACGCAATGGTTAAAGCCGCAAAAGTTGAGTTAATCGGAAAGGAAACTATTGGTGGCGGTTATGTAACTGTAATGGTTAGAGGAGATGTGGGAGCAGTTAAAGCAGCTACTGATGCAGGTGCTGCAGCAGCGCAAAGGGTTGGTGAATTAGTTTCAGTTCATGTTATTCCTCGACCTCATGCTGATGTTGAAATAATTCTCCCGAAGAAATCTAAGTAG
- a CDS encoding bifunctional (p)ppGpp synthetase/guanosine-3',5'-bis(diphosphate) 3'-pyrophosphohydrolase, translating to MSKDKPDSQKMLEDLLSVCHKNLPRVDEGLITKAFKFALEAHKHDLRASGEPYFYHPYEVAMIVVEEFPLDDITVVATLLHDVVEDTDFDLNLMRKEFGEEVTEIVDGVTKISGIFKGQDITKAENYRKMLLSMVKDVRVILVKFADRLHNMRTLEFVSPDKQKRIAQETLEIYAPFAHRFGLARVKWELEDLSFKYLNRDTYEELVGKVKSTRKEREAYIKRFSDPIRKKLDEYKLKYEMGGRPKHFYSIYRKMMKRNKPFEEIYDLFALRIILDTENTNECYTTLGIVNQMYLPVPDRFKDYISIPKNNNYQSIHTTVIGPEGRLVEVQIRTKKMHEIAERGLAAHWKYKEDKTTTDKDLENWLNWIRDIFEGAGKDETRKEILEDFKLNLYQDEIYVFTPKGELRRLPIDSTPVDFAFEIHSNVGYQCIGAKINGKIVPLDTPLHSGDQIEIITSKNQHPNKNWLKFVKTQKAKSAIRKWMNKEEEKIAKTGREIWSKKLKKLKLAFSTSEVSKIARKFKFDNNSQFYQAIAQGNVNIDKVLSDTGDKVSEEQEKSLAFDQFAAIARKDAGGILVDGKSSGILYSYAKCCNPIPGDPVIGYVTIGEGVKIHRKTCSNLINLSKVDSDKLVAVDWPGNDGTMFVAGLALRGEDSPGILNEIAHTIVSYKNTNIKSININTNDSTFEGSVMVYVNNLEHLNNLIDRLKKLRGLYKAERFEGSQ from the coding sequence ATGAGTAAAGATAAACCAGACTCTCAGAAAATGTTGGAGGATCTTCTTTCTGTTTGCCATAAAAACCTGCCAAGGGTTGATGAAGGTCTGATAACAAAAGCATTCAAGTTCGCACTTGAGGCTCATAAGCACGATCTCAGAGCTTCCGGTGAACCATACTTTTACCATCCTTATGAAGTCGCAATGATAGTTGTTGAAGAATTCCCTCTTGATGATATTACTGTCGTTGCAACTCTGCTCCATGATGTAGTTGAAGATACAGATTTTGATCTGAACCTGATGAGAAAGGAATTCGGCGAAGAAGTTACCGAGATTGTTGATGGAGTTACAAAGATCAGCGGAATTTTCAAAGGTCAGGATATTACAAAAGCAGAAAATTACCGGAAGATGCTTCTTTCGATGGTGAAGGATGTAAGGGTTATCCTCGTGAAATTTGCTGACCGGCTTCACAATATGCGTACTCTCGAATTCGTAAGTCCTGATAAACAGAAACGCATTGCTCAGGAAACACTTGAAATTTACGCACCGTTTGCTCATCGGTTTGGTCTTGCAAGAGTTAAATGGGAACTGGAAGATCTGTCATTTAAATATTTAAATCGAGATACTTATGAAGAACTTGTCGGAAAAGTTAAAAGTACACGGAAAGAAAGAGAAGCTTATATAAAAAGATTTTCTGATCCAATCAGAAAAAAGCTCGATGAATATAAATTGAAATATGAAATGGGAGGAAGACCTAAACACTTCTATAGTATTTATCGAAAGATGATGAAGCGAAATAAACCCTTCGAGGAAATCTATGATTTATTTGCTTTGCGAATTATTCTTGATACAGAAAACACAAATGAATGTTATACTACGCTTGGTATTGTTAACCAAATGTATCTGCCCGTCCCCGACAGATTCAAGGATTATATTTCTATCCCGAAGAATAACAACTATCAATCTATCCACACTACAGTTATCGGACCTGAAGGAAGATTGGTTGAAGTTCAAATCAGAACAAAGAAGATGCACGAAATAGCAGAACGTGGTCTTGCTGCACACTGGAAATACAAAGAGGATAAAACAACAACTGATAAAGATCTTGAAAATTGGCTTAACTGGATCAGAGATATTTTTGAAGGCGCTGGTAAAGATGAAACCCGTAAGGAAATTTTAGAAGATTTTAAACTGAATCTTTATCAGGATGAAATTTATGTATTCACACCAAAAGGAGAATTAAGAAGACTTCCGATTGACTCAACTCCTGTTGATTTTGCATTTGAAATTCACAGTAACGTTGGTTACCAATGTATCGGTGCTAAAATAAATGGTAAAATTGTACCGCTCGATACACCTCTGCATAGTGGTGATCAGATTGAAATCATCACTTCAAAAAATCAGCATCCAAATAAAAACTGGCTCAAGTTTGTAAAAACTCAAAAAGCAAAATCTGCTATCCGAAAATGGATGAATAAAGAAGAAGAGAAGATTGCTAAAACTGGAAGAGAAATCTGGAGTAAGAAACTAAAGAAATTGAAACTTGCTTTTTCAACAAGTGAAGTTTCCAAAATCGCAAGGAAATTCAAGTTTGATAATAACTCACAGTTTTATCAGGCGATTGCTCAGGGCAATGTAAATATTGATAAAGTTTTGAGCGATACTGGTGATAAAGTCAGCGAAGAACAGGAAAAGAGTTTAGCCTTTGATCAGTTTGCTGCTATTGCAAGGAAAGATGCAGGCGGAATTTTAGTCGATGGTAAATCTTCGGGTATATTGTACTCTTATGCTAAATGCTGCAATCCGATTCCAGGCGATCCGGTTATTGGATATGTTACGATCGGTGAAGGGGTAAAAATTCATCGGAAGACCTGCAGTAATCTTATAAATCTTTCCAAAGTTGATAGTGATAAACTTGTTGCAGTTGATTGGCCTGGAAATGATGGGACGATGTTTGTAGCAGGATTAGCTCTCAGAGGTGAAGATAGTCCTGGAATTTTAAATGAAATCGCTCACACGATTGTGTCGTATAAAAACACTAATATTAAATCGATTAACATCAACACAAATGATTCAACTTTCGAAGGTTCGGTTATGGTTTACGTAAATAATCTGGAGCACCTGAATAATCTGATTGACAGATTAAAAAAACTTCGTGGTCTGTACAAAGCAGAAAGATTTGAAGGTAGCCAGTAA